In Zonotrichia leucophrys gambelii isolate GWCS_2022_RI chromosome 14, RI_Zleu_2.0, whole genome shotgun sequence, a single window of DNA contains:
- the IQCE gene encoding IQ domain-containing protein E isoform X2 codes for MELRPASSYPGALGQKLLARKWSGAPAEAAPPPAAVSLPAGPLGVTRAPRPGRALPRPCLQARPSSAHASPPRAAEGCHGYRDPEVPPGGDGCPQPRAGSHGPKGAPRPRRPVRPSLCSPSMARGAGEAAAEGELGGDSLSVVTCQSETTLKLKKKIFHKPPKSPKSPYSSSTQLYPRKAAAWRSLQGTGSACFENATVENPRQMWLGILKQGMSHALKSDADMGHVRANVSSSTPEYLKEALGMKKPKHARSSSNGYVPGTPDYKEKEDMYDEILELKKTIQAQKNEGDRMKTKLRRLEEENSRKDKQIEQLLDPSRGSELARPWSEKKTDNGWVVTGLKQKIVKLEEQCKEKDNTINESQADMKTSSLEEVRLAMETYYEEVHRLQLLLAKSETMRKNAEGRDTQKRLKALNAAVLRLSRNIREMQAENRRLKEDLDHVLSTSPPLSKTKNYSEWGRQRLVKKILDLEKKVCAMESSRVSLGDSEASPVLPESSSHSVDLDHPASQHLGEECCRLQRQVKKLQDDRQALQNLLLSKELDIKQLLQAKAEVELELQKWQSKMEEKSTEEQTLSEEIQNLTQKVGKLELKLEEEKRQIGEDTVEKLNKAPPVCTVTGKESHRKEQAARIIQRYWKMYKSKKEEVALHEAVVLLQAAFRGHLSRQKVLLDAGDAGVPDAESHTENSCLSSMSDSSSFSSDCKERDEIVTFIQSIFRAHLAHTESLQERPSVPSAPSEKADPAAPSSEERPDSAALEESSVPTSPLPGSSCSPPCVALDEAHSDDSDDVVVPPFLQVKKSHTHL; via the exons ATGGAGTTGCGCCCTGCCTCGAGTTATCCCGGCGCTCTCGGGCAAAAACTCCTGGCCCGCAAGTGGAGCGGAGCCCCCGCAGAGGCCGCTCCGCCGCCCGCCGCGGTTTCGCTCCCTGCGGGGCCGCTTGGTGTCACCCGCGCTCCGCGGCCGGGCCGAGCCCTCCCACGGCCCTGCCTGCAGGCGCGCCCCAGCTCTGCGCATGCGTCTCCACCCCGGGCCGCTGAGGGTTGCCATGGTTACCGCGACCCGGAAGTGCCGCCGGGGGGCGatggctgcccccagccccgagccggCAGCCACGGCCCGAAGggggccccgcggccccgccgccccgtgaggccttccctctgctctcccagcatgGCGCGGGGCGCCGGCGAGGCGGCCGCGGAGGGGGAGCTG ggaggtgacagccTGTCTGTGGTGACCTGCCAGTCAGAAACAACCCTG AAGTTAAAGAAGAAGATTTTTCACAAACCTCCAAAGTCACCAA aGTCTCCCTACAGCTCCAGCACACAACTGTATCCTAGAaaagctgcagcctggagatCTCTGCAGGGAACAGGCAGTGCTTGTTTTGAGAATGCAACTGTTGAAAACCCAAGGCAGATGTGGCTGGGAATTCTGAAACAAG GAATGAGCCATGCTCTGAAATCAGATGCTGACATGGGGCATGTGCGAGCAAATGTTTCCAGTAGCACTCCAGAGTATTTGAAGGAAGCTCTAGGAATGAAAAAGCCAAAACATGCTCGTTCTTCCAGTAATG GCTACGTTCCTGGAACTCCTGACTACAAAGAGAAGGAAGACATGTATGATGAAATTTTAGAACTGAAAAAG ACAATACAAGCTCAGAAGAATGAGGGAGACAGAATGAAGACCAAGCTCCGTCGCCTGGAAGAGGAGAACAGTAGAAAGGACAAACAGATTGAGCAACTGCTGGATCCTTCCAGG ggctctgagctggcacgACCTTGGTCAGAAAAGAAGACTGATAATGGATGG GTGGTTACTGGATTAAAGCAGAAGATTGTCAAGCTTGAAGAGCAGTGCAAGGAGAAAGACAACACTATTAA TGAGTCCCAGGCAGACATGAAGACCAGTAGTTTGGAAGAAGTGAGGTTAGCCATGGAAACCTACTATGAAGAG GTTCATcgcctgcagctcctcctggccaaGTCTGAGACTATGAGGAAAAA TGCAGAGGGCAGAGACACCCAGAAACGGCTGAAGGCCCTgaatgctgcagtgctgaggctcTCCAGGAACATCAGGGAAATGCAGGCTGAGAACCGCAGGCTGAAGGAGGACCTGGATCACGTGCTGAGCACTTCCCCTCCtctcagcaaaacaaaaa ATTATAGTGAGTGGGGCAGACAGAGGCTGGTGAAGAAGATTTTGGATCTAGAAAAA AAAGTGTGtgccatggagagcagcagggtgtCCTTAGGTGACAGTGAGGCATCACCAGTGCTTCCTGAGTCATCTTCACATTCTGTGGACCTGGACCATCCAGCATCCCAGCATTTAGGTGAGGAATGCTGTCGCCTCCAGAGGCAGGTGAAGAAACTGCAGGATGACAGGCAGGCACTGCAGAATCTCCTGCTCAGTAAAGA ATTAGATATCAAGCAGCTACTGCAGGCTAAGGCTGaagtggagctggagctgcagaagtgGCAGAGtaagatggaagaaaaaagtaCAGAAGAGCAGACTTTAAG TGAGGAAATCCAGAATCTGACACAGAAAGTAGGAAAACTGGAGTTAAaactggaggaggaaaaaagacaaattgGAGAAGATACAGTGGAAAAGCTTAATAAG GCTCCTCCAGTCTGCACAGTGACAGGCAAAGAAAGTCACAGGAAAGAACAAGCAGCCAGAATTATCCAGAGATACTGGAAGATGTACAAATCCAAG aaagaaGAAGTTGCTCTGCATGAG GCAGTTGttctgctccaggcagcctTCAGGGGACATTTATCTCGGCAGAaggtgctgctggatgctggggatgctggggtgCCTGATGCAGAGTCTCACACCGAG AACTCCTGCCTGTCTTCCATGTCAGACTCCTCGAGCTTTTCTTCTGATTGCAAGGAGAGAGATGAGATTGTGACATTCATCCAGTCCATTTTCAGGGCTCACTTGGCACATACAGAATCCCTTCAGGAGAG GCCctctgtgcccagtgcccccagtgagaaagcagatcctgcagctcccagctcagaggaGAGACCAGACTCAGCAGCACTCGAGGAATCTTCTGTCCCCACATCTCCTCTTCCTG gcagctcctgctctccgCCGTGTGTGGCCCTGGACGAGGCTCACTCCGATGACTCCGACGATGTCGTtgtccctcccttcctgcaggtgAAGAAAAGCCACACCCACCTCTAA
- the IQCE gene encoding IQ domain-containing protein E isoform X1 encodes MELRPASSYPGALGQKLLARKWSGAPAEAAPPPAAVSLPAGPLGVTRAPRPGRALPRPCLQARPSSAHASPPRAAEGCHGYRDPEVPPGGDGCPQPRAGSHGPKGAPRPRRPVRPSLCSPSMARGAGEAAAEGELGGDSLSVVTCQSETTLKLKKKIFHKPPKSPKSPYSSSTQLYPRKAAAWRSLQGTGSACFENATVENPRQMWLGILKQGMSHALKSDADMGHVRANVSSSTPEYLKEALGMKKPKHARSSSNGYVPGTPDYKEKEDMYDEILELKKTIQAQKNEGDRMKTKLRRLEEENSRKDKQIEQLLDPSRGSELARPWSEKKTDNGWVVTGLKQKIVKLEEQCKEKDNTINESQADMKTSSLEEVRLAMETYYEEVHRLQLLLAKSETMRKNAEGRDTQKRLKALNAAVLRLSRNIREMQAENRRLKEDLDHVLSTSPPLSKTKSVCWKISEDYSEWGRQRLVKKILDLEKKVCAMESSRVSLGDSEASPVLPESSSHSVDLDHPASQHLGEECCRLQRQVKKLQDDRQALQNLLLSKELDIKQLLQAKAEVELELQKWQSKMEEKSTEEQTLSEEIQNLTQKVGKLELKLEEEKRQIGEDTVEKLNKAPPVCTVTGKESHRKEQAARIIQRYWKMYKSKKEEVALHEAVVLLQAAFRGHLSRQKVLLDAGDAGVPDAESHTENSCLSSMSDSSSFSSDCKERDEIVTFIQSIFRAHLAHTESLQERPSVPSAPSEKADPAAPSSEERPDSAALEESSVPTSPLPGSSCSPPCVALDEAHSDDSDDVVVPPFLQVKKSHTHL; translated from the exons ATGGAGTTGCGCCCTGCCTCGAGTTATCCCGGCGCTCTCGGGCAAAAACTCCTGGCCCGCAAGTGGAGCGGAGCCCCCGCAGAGGCCGCTCCGCCGCCCGCCGCGGTTTCGCTCCCTGCGGGGCCGCTTGGTGTCACCCGCGCTCCGCGGCCGGGCCGAGCCCTCCCACGGCCCTGCCTGCAGGCGCGCCCCAGCTCTGCGCATGCGTCTCCACCCCGGGCCGCTGAGGGTTGCCATGGTTACCGCGACCCGGAAGTGCCGCCGGGGGGCGatggctgcccccagccccgagccggCAGCCACGGCCCGAAGggggccccgcggccccgccgccccgtgaggccttccctctgctctcccagcatgGCGCGGGGCGCCGGCGAGGCGGCCGCGGAGGGGGAGCTG ggaggtgacagccTGTCTGTGGTGACCTGCCAGTCAGAAACAACCCTG AAGTTAAAGAAGAAGATTTTTCACAAACCTCCAAAGTCACCAA aGTCTCCCTACAGCTCCAGCACACAACTGTATCCTAGAaaagctgcagcctggagatCTCTGCAGGGAACAGGCAGTGCTTGTTTTGAGAATGCAACTGTTGAAAACCCAAGGCAGATGTGGCTGGGAATTCTGAAACAAG GAATGAGCCATGCTCTGAAATCAGATGCTGACATGGGGCATGTGCGAGCAAATGTTTCCAGTAGCACTCCAGAGTATTTGAAGGAAGCTCTAGGAATGAAAAAGCCAAAACATGCTCGTTCTTCCAGTAATG GCTACGTTCCTGGAACTCCTGACTACAAAGAGAAGGAAGACATGTATGATGAAATTTTAGAACTGAAAAAG ACAATACAAGCTCAGAAGAATGAGGGAGACAGAATGAAGACCAAGCTCCGTCGCCTGGAAGAGGAGAACAGTAGAAAGGACAAACAGATTGAGCAACTGCTGGATCCTTCCAGG ggctctgagctggcacgACCTTGGTCAGAAAAGAAGACTGATAATGGATGG GTGGTTACTGGATTAAAGCAGAAGATTGTCAAGCTTGAAGAGCAGTGCAAGGAGAAAGACAACACTATTAA TGAGTCCCAGGCAGACATGAAGACCAGTAGTTTGGAAGAAGTGAGGTTAGCCATGGAAACCTACTATGAAGAG GTTCATcgcctgcagctcctcctggccaaGTCTGAGACTATGAGGAAAAA TGCAGAGGGCAGAGACACCCAGAAACGGCTGAAGGCCCTgaatgctgcagtgctgaggctcTCCAGGAACATCAGGGAAATGCAGGCTGAGAACCGCAGGCTGAAGGAGGACCTGGATCACGTGCTGAGCACTTCCCCTCCtctcagcaaaacaaaaagtgtGTGCTGGAAAATCTCTGAGG ATTATAGTGAGTGGGGCAGACAGAGGCTGGTGAAGAAGATTTTGGATCTAGAAAAA AAAGTGTGtgccatggagagcagcagggtgtCCTTAGGTGACAGTGAGGCATCACCAGTGCTTCCTGAGTCATCTTCACATTCTGTGGACCTGGACCATCCAGCATCCCAGCATTTAGGTGAGGAATGCTGTCGCCTCCAGAGGCAGGTGAAGAAACTGCAGGATGACAGGCAGGCACTGCAGAATCTCCTGCTCAGTAAAGA ATTAGATATCAAGCAGCTACTGCAGGCTAAGGCTGaagtggagctggagctgcagaagtgGCAGAGtaagatggaagaaaaaagtaCAGAAGAGCAGACTTTAAG TGAGGAAATCCAGAATCTGACACAGAAAGTAGGAAAACTGGAGTTAAaactggaggaggaaaaaagacaaattgGAGAAGATACAGTGGAAAAGCTTAATAAG GCTCCTCCAGTCTGCACAGTGACAGGCAAAGAAAGTCACAGGAAAGAACAAGCAGCCAGAATTATCCAGAGATACTGGAAGATGTACAAATCCAAG aaagaaGAAGTTGCTCTGCATGAG GCAGTTGttctgctccaggcagcctTCAGGGGACATTTATCTCGGCAGAaggtgctgctggatgctggggatgctggggtgCCTGATGCAGAGTCTCACACCGAG AACTCCTGCCTGTCTTCCATGTCAGACTCCTCGAGCTTTTCTTCTGATTGCAAGGAGAGAGATGAGATTGTGACATTCATCCAGTCCATTTTCAGGGCTCACTTGGCACATACAGAATCCCTTCAGGAGAG GCCctctgtgcccagtgcccccagtgagaaagcagatcctgcagctcccagctcagaggaGAGACCAGACTCAGCAGCACTCGAGGAATCTTCTGTCCCCACATCTCCTCTTCCTG gcagctcctgctctccgCCGTGTGTGGCCCTGGACGAGGCTCACTCCGATGACTCCGACGATGTCGTtgtccctcccttcctgcaggtgAAGAAAAGCCACACCCACCTCTAA